Proteins from a genomic interval of Thermoflexus sp.:
- a CDS encoding cytochrome ubiquinol oxidase subunit I, with product MEYPVWVVPFLTAPMLIPLVAIPHVIVAQFAVGGGFLLADGVAWAYRHNRRDALDYLRDLARFFVLLTIVFGAITGVGIWWTIGLTSPESTSALIHVFVFGWATEWVVFVLEIVSAFAFYYLWDRLRPREHMAMGWIYAASAWLSLALITGITAFMLTTGRWTPESNFFAAFFNPSFLPQVLIRTGGSLAIAALWIGVHLSFRASEGLRDELVPRISRWAIAGMFLILIGGIGYFAVLPDHARLNVIRAPLLLIMTALNFGATLTALAAFGLGYLRGGRWINPPEAILMLLIGIVAITSGEFLREGARKPYRIERYIFSPGIRVAEAPRLQQDGLIAHSPWLQLYLRETMGLSEEELRDPARLPEPQKVRVGEALYVYHCSACHALDGYNGMRPLIQPWTPEMLADAVRHLHRTNPAMPPWLGNEAEREALIAYLIRLQQGGEP from the coding sequence ATGGAATACCCGGTGTGGGTGGTTCCCTTCCTCACGGCTCCGATGCTGATCCCCCTGGTGGCCATCCCCCATGTGATCGTGGCCCAGTTCGCTGTCGGAGGCGGCTTTCTTCTGGCCGATGGGGTGGCGTGGGCTTACCGGCATAACCGGAGGGATGCCCTGGATTACCTGCGGGATCTGGCCCGCTTCTTCGTGCTGCTGACCATTGTGTTTGGGGCCATCACCGGCGTGGGGATCTGGTGGACCATTGGCCTGACCTCGCCGGAGAGCACCAGCGCCCTCATCCATGTGTTCGTCTTCGGTTGGGCTACGGAATGGGTGGTCTTCGTCCTGGAGATCGTCTCCGCCTTCGCCTTTTACTACCTCTGGGATCGCCTGAGGCCGCGGGAACATATGGCGATGGGATGGATCTACGCCGCCTCCGCCTGGCTCAGCCTGGCGCTGATCACAGGCATCACCGCCTTCATGCTGACCACCGGGCGCTGGACTCCGGAATCGAATTTCTTCGCGGCCTTCTTTAATCCCTCTTTCCTGCCCCAGGTGCTGATCCGCACCGGAGGCTCTCTCGCCATCGCCGCCCTCTGGATCGGGGTGCATCTCTCCTTCCGGGCCTCCGAAGGGCTGCGGGACGAACTGGTCCCCCGCATCTCCCGCTGGGCCATCGCCGGGATGTTCCTCATCCTGATCGGCGGGATCGGGTATTTCGCTGTGCTCCCCGATCACGCCCGCCTCAACGTGATCCGCGCCCCGCTCCTGCTGATCATGACGGCGCTGAACTTCGGCGCGACGCTGACCGCCCTGGCCGCTTTCGGCCTGGGTTACCTCCGCGGAGGGCGCTGGATCAACCCGCCCGAAGCGATCCTGATGCTCCTCATCGGCATCGTGGCCATCACCAGCGGGGAGTTCCTCCGCGAAGGGGCGCGTAAGCCCTACCGCATCGAACGCTACATTTTCTCCCCGGGCATCCGGGTGGCGGAGGCCCCCCGCCTGCAGCAGGATGGCCTGATCGCTCATTCCCCCTGGCTCCAGCTCTATCTGCGGGAGACAATGGGATTATCCGAGGAGGAACTCCGCGACCCGGCCCGCCTCCCGGAGCCTCAGAAGGTCCGGGTCGGCGAGGCCCTCTACGTGTATCACTGCTCCGCCTGTCATGCGCTGGACGGCTACAACGGGATGCGGCCGCTGATCCAGCCATGGACTCCCGAGATGCTAGCGGACGCGGTCCGGCACCTGCATCGGACCAACCCGGCTATGCCCCCCTGGCTGGGGAACGAAGCGGAGCGCGAGGCCCTGATCGCTTACCTGATCCGTCTGCAGCAAGGAGGAGAACCGTGA
- a CDS encoding sialidase family protein, which translates to MAFRRIAVASLMALMLVLGFIPRSSAAPVVPPRKGPPLSQPALFSRFARENELGAEDLAELIRWEAQQAALEALSPAALQANADWNRRPQNETTIATHPVLTGTWVIGANDYGIGVPIGTGVYNSEGVNYFPPFPLLFGKGGSGSQFLLEAPIGTGDPALAYGFTRGRVRRPVVYMASLGFSVTFCENGVFVYRSLDNDRTWTRPMVPPLAPPKGLFTVVYWASAQNCTVFHDKEFITVDNTGGPHDGRIYVTWTRFFFANGQYKESPIMMAYSDDNGVTFSDPIEISGSNPALCRTQVSGPPGECDENQFSIPVVMPDGTLVVAFENEQFQGAADGFRNQYLVVRVNPDTFQIEGPFKVADLFDGLNDYPINQDGRQTLCNSNFRVNSAGNIAVDPRTGHLYLVWSDNRRHAGEFPFPTFVGSRADGYPCPAGKATDTDVFLSKSTDGGRTWSPPVRVNQDPVGNDRDQWFPWVAVAPDGRVDVVFYDRRDDPENKRAHTYLARSWDGGQTWTEIRVSDFASNFDDAFFGTGRFIGDYNGLAIDFRGFSFPVWTGVRPGKTDSDIFFAIVGP; encoded by the coding sequence ATGGCGTTCCGTCGGATAGCGGTAGCGAGCCTGATGGCCCTGATGCTTGTCCTCGGTTTCATCCCCCGCTCGAGTGCTGCCCCCGTCGTTCCTCCACGCAAAGGCCCTCCGCTTTCGCAGCCTGCCCTGTTCTCACGGTTCGCCCGGGAGAACGAGCTGGGCGCGGAGGACCTGGCGGAGCTGATCCGCTGGGAGGCCCAACAGGCGGCCCTCGAGGCCCTCTCCCCCGCTGCCCTCCAGGCCAACGCCGACTGGAACCGTCGCCCGCAGAACGAAACCACCATCGCCACCCATCCCGTGCTCACCGGCACCTGGGTGATCGGCGCCAACGACTATGGTATCGGGGTTCCCATCGGCACCGGCGTTTACAACAGCGAGGGCGTCAACTATTTCCCACCGTTCCCGCTCCTCTTCGGCAAGGGCGGCTCCGGCTCCCAGTTCCTCCTCGAAGCGCCCATCGGGACCGGGGATCCGGCCCTCGCTTATGGTTTCACTCGCGGCCGGGTGCGGCGGCCGGTCGTCTACATGGCCTCCCTTGGCTTCAGCGTCACGTTCTGCGAGAACGGGGTCTTCGTCTATCGCTCCCTGGACAATGACCGCACCTGGACCCGCCCCATGGTTCCCCCGCTGGCCCCACCCAAAGGGCTTTTCACGGTGGTCTATTGGGCCAGCGCCCAGAACTGCACGGTGTTCCATGATAAGGAGTTCATCACGGTGGATAACACGGGCGGTCCCCACGATGGGCGGATCTATGTGACCTGGACGCGGTTCTTCTTCGCCAACGGCCAGTATAAGGAATCCCCGATCATGATGGCCTACTCCGACGACAACGGGGTGACGTTCTCCGATCCCATCGAGATCAGCGGCTCCAACCCTGCGCTCTGCCGCACCCAGGTCTCCGGGCCGCCGGGGGAGTGCGATGAGAACCAGTTCTCCATCCCGGTGGTGATGCCCGATGGCACCCTGGTGGTCGCTTTCGAAAACGAACAGTTCCAGGGCGCTGCCGATGGCTTCCGAAATCAGTATCTGGTGGTCCGGGTGAACCCCGACACCTTCCAGATCGAAGGTCCCTTTAAGGTGGCGGATCTCTTCGATGGGTTGAACGATTACCCGATCAACCAGGATGGCCGCCAGACCCTGTGCAACAGCAACTTCCGGGTGAACTCCGCGGGCAACATCGCGGTCGATCCCCGCACAGGCCATCTCTATCTGGTCTGGTCGGACAACCGCCGCCATGCAGGGGAGTTCCCCTTCCCGACTTTCGTCGGCAGCCGGGCGGACGGGTACCCATGCCCGGCAGGCAAGGCTACGGACACCGATGTCTTCCTCAGCAAGTCCACCGATGGCGGCCGCACCTGGAGCCCGCCGGTCCGGGTGAACCAGGACCCGGTGGGCAACGACCGGGACCAGTGGTTCCCATGGGTGGCCGTGGCCCCGGATGGCCGGGTGGACGTGGTGTTCTACGACCGGCGGGACGATCCGGAGAACAAGCGGGCGCATACCTACCTCGCCCGCTCATGGGATGGCGGTCAGACCTGGACGGAGATCCGGGTCTCGGATTTTGCCTCGAACTTCGACGATGCGTTCTTCGGGACCGGCCGGTTTATCGGGGACTACAACGGCCTGGCCATTGACTTCCGCGGCTTCTCCTTCCCGGTCTGGACAGGCGTTCGGCCGGGCAAGACGGATTCGGATATCTTCTTCGCGATCGTCGGACCGTGA
- a CDS encoding class I SAM-dependent methyltransferase, translating to MISLEKAAQRGVPSLIWGPGQARRLTLMRQFARLEDARVLVDGCGVGMYVEALRAFTPEVYGLDIEEAYLREAQARGIRLLVVAAAEALPYSDNTFDVVLSHEVIEHVADDRRAVAEMVRVLRPGGRILLFCPNRWFPFETHGHYWRGRYHFGNTPLINYLPDPLRRRLAPHVRAYSGRALRRLFAGLPVRVLYHTRIFPAFDRIERRYPGMGRLLRRLADFLEHTPMNRLGLSHFMVVEKVEQDSRG from the coding sequence ATGATCTCGCTGGAGAAAGCCGCACAGCGGGGGGTGCCCAGCCTGATCTGGGGCCCAGGGCAGGCGCGCCGCCTGACGCTCATGCGGCAGTTCGCTCGCCTCGAGGACGCCCGCGTTCTGGTGGATGGATGCGGGGTCGGGATGTATGTGGAGGCTTTGCGGGCGTTCACCCCCGAGGTCTATGGGCTGGACATCGAGGAGGCATACCTGCGCGAGGCGCAGGCGCGCGGGATCCGCCTCCTGGTCGTGGCCGCCGCCGAAGCCCTCCCCTACTCCGATAACACGTTCGACGTGGTGCTTTCCCACGAGGTCATCGAGCACGTGGCCGATGACCGCCGCGCGGTGGCCGAGATGGTCCGTGTGCTGCGACCCGGCGGCCGTATCCTCCTGTTCTGTCCCAACCGCTGGTTCCCCTTTGAGACCCATGGGCACTACTGGCGAGGGCGTTACCACTTCGGGAACACCCCGCTCATCAACTACCTGCCGGACCCCTTGCGCCGGCGTCTGGCGCCTCATGTGCGGGCCTACAGCGGCCGCGCCCTGCGTCGCCTCTTCGCCGGCCTTCCTGTCCGGGTCCTCTATCACACGCGGATTTTCCCCGCCTTCGATCGGATCGAGCGGCGATATCCTGGGATGGGCCGTCTCCTGCGCCGCCTGGCCGATTTCCTCGAACACACCCCCATGAACCGATTGGGCCTTTCCCATTTTATGGTTGTGGAAAAGGTGGAACAGGACTCGCGCGGTTGA
- a CDS encoding GYD domain-containing protein, translated as MALYAILTRLSPEALARPGAIQELGAKVSEALKAQVPEARWVASYAVLGPCDYLDIIEAPNEEVAARASAVIRTLGHATTETWVLIPWERFKAIAP; from the coding sequence ATGGCCCTCTACGCCATTCTCACCCGGCTCTCTCCGGAAGCCCTCGCCCGCCCGGGGGCGATCCAGGAGCTGGGCGCGAAGGTGAGCGAGGCCCTCAAGGCCCAGGTCCCGGAAGCCCGCTGGGTGGCCAGTTACGCTGTCCTCGGGCCATGCGATTACCTGGACATCATCGAGGCCCCCAATGAGGAAGTGGCTGCCCGGGCCAGCGCGGTGATCCGCACCCTGGGCCATGCCACCACCGAGACCTGGGTGCTCATCCCCTGGGAGCGTTTCAAGGCTATTGCGCCGTAA
- a CDS encoding 5'-nucleotidase C-terminal domain-containing protein produces MRWAIALAVGAMILVGAAPAGPAASALPTKPTVNQIIIFAADGMRPDLMERYAREGAMPTFAELLRRGAVGENGLVQAFPPNTGVGWYTLATGTGPGEHGSTNNTFHRTGEPFTSRTSFATFGILQADTLLQAAERAGKKVASVEWVGARNLDPPLQGPVVDFRTSFSRRGVLVNYDLPGQPAGAQAFGLDYERVDLRPASGWTNAPPSFSPPMETVLVITSTATAVNPHRFYNVLIYDSTDDGVTNYDRVILDVDKDASVVAANLARGQWADIKVTLTGARAGQTAGFYVKIIDLAPDLSRFRLYFTSVTRINASFNALGPTGSRAFEETLARDFPTATAADFAPLEAGLVDEETYVEQGLFWEDAHHRILEYILTVAQPDTEVLFLGYPVTDEFSHQFMALITPTAPDGAPNPVYDDADRDGVPDGRVAIREGFIRRAYQGADATLGLARRLMPGAAVFASSDHGFAPQWKAVNARRVLYEASVKGVSLHASGATATSNCAATSQDLAKACWAGGTVQIYVNPSLPAGITYEDVRNAAIEAFANLRDPDNPTAKVVDRIFRKEELRNLPGGDSLHPNRSGDVVVVLFPPYQFDAATPGVKIADAPFFGQHGYMPDLVDLEHNINMRAVFLAAGPGIRHRTVPGVRAIDFAPTIAFYLGIPGPMNASGRILYEIFERPGQWKEITVLNISDYHGHLLPLSERADTVGPSFAIGGAAFLKAWFDRYRLEARDGTITVAGGDSVGATPPISNFFGDRPTIEMMNLMGFSADGLGNHNFDRGATYLRTVLIPLATFPYLSSNIVDRDTLRPPPEWKPSHVFEFDAAKVGVVGFSNPDIPQLIFPGRLENFIVLDPVTTTQQEVDRLRRMGIRTIIAMGHLGATGGTITAPTGPLIDFADALHGVDVVIGDHTDFQVNAVRPSGVLVVENRSKGIRFTRIRIIVDANTKAAIYKTADFHKPWNIGMAPDPAIQARLAELQAELAPILNQVVGLSKVAIPRADACGNPLGRTCESRIGNLVTDAMRFTYGVDFAVINSGGLRADLTRSGDVDAGTGFFNIRRGYILEVLPFGNAVVTLQVNGAELKAILENGVSRMPSPDGRFPQVSGLCFTYDINAPSGSRVISAVRQAADGSCTGPAVDFSSAAAYTIAMNDFMASGGDGYPVLISRAATRELMDQVLEAYIQAASPVAPAIQGRIVCNGTGCPTVTP; encoded by the coding sequence ATGCGCTGGGCGATCGCGCTGGCGGTGGGGGCGATGATCCTGGTCGGGGCAGCCCCGGCCGGGCCCGCCGCTTCAGCCCTACCGACCAAGCCGACGGTGAACCAGATCATTATCTTCGCGGCCGACGGCATGCGGCCGGACCTGATGGAGCGCTACGCGCGGGAAGGGGCCATGCCGACCTTCGCCGAGCTCCTGCGCCGGGGGGCAGTGGGAGAGAACGGCTTGGTCCAGGCCTTCCCGCCCAACACCGGGGTGGGCTGGTATACCCTGGCGACCGGGACCGGGCCCGGCGAGCACGGCTCGACGAACAACACCTTCCACCGCACTGGAGAGCCTTTCACTAGCAGGACCTCCTTCGCGACCTTCGGCATCCTCCAGGCGGACACGCTGCTACAGGCTGCGGAGCGGGCTGGGAAGAAGGTCGCCTCCGTGGAGTGGGTGGGTGCCCGCAATCTGGATCCCCCTCTCCAGGGACCGGTGGTGGACTTCCGCACCTCCTTCTCCCGGCGAGGGGTGCTGGTGAACTATGACCTCCCCGGCCAGCCGGCGGGAGCCCAGGCCTTTGGCCTGGACTACGAGCGGGTGGACCTCCGTCCGGCCTCGGGCTGGACGAACGCCCCGCCTTCCTTCAGCCCGCCGATGGAGACGGTGCTGGTGATCACCTCCACGGCCACCGCGGTCAACCCCCATCGCTTCTATAACGTGCTGATCTATGACAGCACGGACGACGGGGTCACCAACTACGATCGGGTGATCCTGGATGTTGACAAGGATGCGAGCGTGGTGGCTGCGAACCTCGCCCGGGGCCAGTGGGCGGATATCAAAGTGACCCTCACAGGAGCCCGCGCAGGCCAGACGGCCGGCTTCTACGTGAAGATCATCGACCTCGCTCCGGATCTCTCGCGCTTCCGCCTCTACTTCACCTCGGTGACCCGCATCAACGCCTCGTTCAACGCCCTGGGGCCGACGGGCTCTCGGGCCTTTGAGGAGACCCTGGCCCGGGATTTCCCGACGGCCACAGCGGCGGACTTCGCGCCCCTGGAGGCCGGGCTGGTAGATGAGGAGACCTACGTGGAGCAGGGGCTGTTCTGGGAGGACGCCCACCATCGCATCCTGGAATACATTCTCACTGTCGCCCAGCCGGATACGGAGGTCCTCTTCCTGGGCTACCCGGTTACCGATGAGTTCTCCCATCAGTTTATGGCCCTGATCACTCCCACGGCGCCTGACGGCGCGCCGAACCCGGTCTATGACGACGCCGATCGGGATGGGGTGCCGGACGGCCGGGTGGCGATCCGGGAGGGCTTCATCCGCCGCGCCTACCAGGGGGCCGACGCCACCCTGGGGCTGGCCCGTCGCCTAATGCCTGGCGCCGCTGTCTTCGCCTCCTCAGACCACGGCTTCGCCCCCCAGTGGAAAGCGGTCAACGCCCGCCGCGTGCTGTATGAGGCCAGCGTGAAGGGCGTCTCCCTGCACGCCAGCGGGGCCACAGCTACCAGCAACTGCGCTGCGACCAGCCAAGATCTTGCTAAAGCCTGCTGGGCAGGCGGGACGGTGCAGATTTATGTCAACCCCTCGTTGCCAGCCGGAATCACCTACGAGGACGTGCGCAATGCAGCCATCGAGGCCTTTGCGAATCTGCGCGATCCGGACAACCCCACGGCGAAGGTGGTGGACCGCATTTTCCGGAAAGAGGAGCTGCGGAACCTTCCCGGCGGGGACTCCCTGCACCCCAACCGCAGCGGGGATGTGGTGGTGGTCCTCTTCCCGCCCTATCAATTCGATGCAGCCACGCCGGGCGTGAAGATCGCTGACGCTCCCTTCTTCGGACAGCACGGCTACATGCCCGACCTGGTGGATCTGGAGCACAACATCAACATGCGCGCCGTTTTCCTCGCCGCAGGGCCGGGCATTCGTCATCGCACAGTTCCGGGCGTGCGGGCAATCGATTTCGCCCCCACGATCGCCTTCTATCTGGGGATACCCGGTCCTATGAACGCCAGCGGCCGCATCCTCTACGAGATCTTCGAACGGCCTGGCCAGTGGAAGGAAATCACTGTGCTTAACATCTCCGATTACCATGGCCATCTACTCCCGCTCTCTGAGCGAGCGGACACGGTGGGCCCTTCCTTCGCCATAGGGGGAGCGGCGTTCCTGAAGGCCTGGTTCGATCGCTATCGATTGGAGGCACGGGATGGGACGATCACAGTAGCTGGTGGCGACTCGGTGGGGGCTACACCGCCGATCTCGAACTTCTTCGGCGATCGGCCAACCATTGAGATGATGAACCTCATGGGCTTCAGCGCCGATGGTCTGGGCAACCACAACTTCGATCGGGGGGCCACCTACCTGCGCACTGTGTTGATCCCTCTGGCGACCTTCCCGTATCTTTCGTCCAACATCGTCGACCGCGACACACTCCGCCCGCCGCCGGAGTGGAAGCCTTCCCACGTTTTTGAATTCGACGCAGCCAAGGTGGGGGTGGTGGGCTTCAGCAACCCGGATATTCCTCAATTGATCTTCCCTGGGCGTCTGGAAAACTTCATCGTCCTGGATCCGGTGACCACGACGCAGCAGGAGGTGGATCGGCTCCGGAGGATGGGGATCCGCACGATCATCGCCATGGGGCATCTGGGCGCCACCGGTGGGACGATCACCGCTCCTACAGGTCCCCTGATTGATTTTGCAGATGCGTTGCACGGTGTGGATGTGGTGATCGGCGATCATACGGATTTCCAGGTCAATGCAGTGCGGCCCAGCGGAGTCCTGGTGGTGGAGAATCGAAGCAAGGGAATCCGCTTCACCCGCATCCGTATCATTGTGGATGCGAACACAAAGGCTGCCATCTATAAGACGGCGGACTTTCATAAACCGTGGAACATCGGCATGGCTCCCGATCCGGCCATCCAGGCCCGGTTGGCTGAACTGCAGGCGGAGCTTGCGCCCATCCTCAACCAGGTCGTTGGCCTCTCCAAGGTCGCCATCCCGCGGGCGGACGCCTGCGGGAACCCGCTGGGCCGCACCTGTGAGTCGAGGATCGGGAACCTGGTGACGGACGCCATGCGGTTCACTTACGGGGTGGACTTCGCCGTCATCAACTCGGGCGGCCTGCGGGCGGACCTCACCCGCTCAGGCGATGTGGATGCGGGGACCGGGTTCTTCAATATCCGGCGGGGCTACATCCTGGAGGTGTTGCCCTTCGGCAACGCGGTGGTCACGCTCCAGGTCAACGGCGCCGAGCTCAAAGCCATCCTGGAGAACGGTGTCTCCCGCATGCCTTCCCCGGATGGCCGCTTCCCCCAGGTTTCCGGCCTCTGCTTCACCTATGACATCAATGCGCCGTCCGGCAGCCGGGTCATAAGCGCGGTCCGTCAGGCGGCTGACGGCTCCTGCACCGGGCCTGCGGTGGACTTCTCGTCGGCCGCGGCCTACACCATCGCCATGAACGACTTCATGGCCTCCGGGGGGGACGGCTATCCGGTGCTGATCAGCCGGGCGGCCACCCGGGAACTGATGGATCAGGTCCTGGAAGCTTACATCCAGGCCGCCAGCCCGGTGGCCCCGGCCATTCAGGGCCGCATTGTCTGCAACGGCACCGGCTGCCCCACGGTGACACCGTAG
- a CDS encoding trypsin-like serine protease, whose product MKFRILLILAWLLGVVGLFHVAPAVAVQYGQPDGYGHPYVGLVVFYDEHKVPLWRCTGSLISPTVLLTAGHCTGFDPELGFAPSWAQVWFDPGPIPVDPAWTPGTACTPKIQGYPCGGGFWGTPHAHPGWTGYLTIPNTHDIGVVTFRKAIPAEVTRGQYGRIAPEGYLDRLATRRGLQNVEFTVVGYGLQLVKPVLEGERTRYVGTVSLVDLRSALTDGYNLHYSNSPGKGVGPGGTCFGDSGGPVLHRTESGEEVIVGVNSFVLNANCKGAAFAYRTDIPDSLGFLAGFGVTP is encoded by the coding sequence ATGAAGTTTCGCATCCTGTTGATCCTGGCATGGCTTCTGGGGGTTGTGGGGCTGTTCCACGTTGCCCCTGCTGTAGCTGTGCAATACGGCCAGCCCGATGGATATGGCCATCCCTATGTGGGCCTGGTGGTCTTCTATGACGAACATAAGGTTCCCCTCTGGCGGTGCACCGGATCCCTGATCTCCCCCACGGTGTTGCTGACGGCTGGCCATTGTACCGGCTTTGACCCAGAGCTCGGTTTCGCGCCCTCCTGGGCTCAGGTGTGGTTCGATCCGGGGCCCATCCCGGTCGACCCGGCGTGGACTCCGGGGACGGCATGCACCCCCAAGATCCAGGGGTATCCATGCGGCGGTGGCTTCTGGGGCACGCCCCATGCCCACCCGGGATGGACCGGATATCTCACGATCCCCAACACCCATGACATCGGGGTGGTCACATTCCGCAAGGCGATCCCAGCGGAGGTCACCCGGGGTCAATACGGCCGGATCGCGCCGGAAGGGTATCTCGATCGCCTCGCGACCCGGCGGGGGTTGCAGAATGTGGAGTTCACGGTGGTGGGCTACGGCCTCCAGCTGGTGAAGCCTGTCCTGGAAGGCGAGCGGACCCGCTATGTGGGGACTGTCAGCCTGGTGGATCTGCGTAGCGCGCTGACGGACGGCTACAACCTCCATTATTCCAACAGCCCCGGGAAGGGGGTTGGCCCGGGCGGCACCTGTTTCGGCGACTCCGGCGGCCCGGTGCTGCACCGGACGGAGAGCGGGGAGGAGGTGATCGTTGGTGTCAATTCCTTCGTTCTCAACGCCAACTGTAAGGGCGCTGCCTTCGCCTACCGGACGGACATTCCGGATTCCCTGGGCTTCCTGGCCGGCTTCGGGGTCACTCCGTGA
- a CDS encoding alkaline phosphatase family protein, whose product MGQRLGGHVLLIVALSALGWGAVRWALFSWNSVVEYRSPYLGVELPPPPPTPPLTDRVVLVVIDGLRRDTAAAAMPTLQQLAGRGARYVVRVGEPSLSYPGWTVIGSGAWQSLSGVTTNWFQGPVPVDSVFQEARRAGLRVVGAGTGGWGELFGPGFDRLEVPDVPLERPEEVDRLDEAILARGLDLLKDPQARLILIYFAGPDEYGHAFGGASPAYREIVRRTDERLARVAAAMDLRRGTLIVTTDHGHIDTGGHGGWEPIVKEVPLVMAGKGIRVGVEGQGTQADIAPTVAALLGIPIPVHAMGRPLMGPWRGRRRRWMPLLGLPRSSELC is encoded by the coding sequence ATGGGGCAGCGTCTGGGAGGCCATGTTCTGCTGATTGTGGCCTTGAGCGCCCTCGGCTGGGGGGCCGTTCGATGGGCCCTCTTCTCCTGGAACAGCGTGGTGGAATACCGGAGCCCCTATCTGGGCGTGGAGCTCCCGCCGCCGCCTCCCACGCCCCCGCTCACCGACCGGGTGGTCCTGGTGGTCATCGATGGGTTGCGCCGGGATACGGCGGCTGCGGCCATGCCGACCCTCCAGCAGCTGGCGGGCCGCGGGGCCCGTTATGTCGTCCGCGTCGGCGAGCCCTCGCTTTCTTATCCGGGATGGACCGTCATCGGCAGCGGGGCCTGGCAGAGCCTGAGCGGCGTCACCACCAACTGGTTCCAGGGCCCCGTCCCGGTGGATTCGGTGTTCCAGGAGGCCCGCCGGGCAGGCCTTCGCGTGGTCGGCGCGGGCACCGGCGGCTGGGGGGAGCTCTTCGGCCCCGGGTTCGATCGCCTGGAGGTGCCCGATGTGCCGCTGGAGCGGCCGGAGGAGGTGGATCGCCTGGACGAGGCGATCCTGGCGCGCGGGCTGGATCTGTTGAAGGATCCGCAGGCCCGTCTGATTCTGATTTACTTCGCCGGACCGGATGAATACGGCCACGCCTTCGGCGGCGCTTCCCCCGCCTATCGGGAGATCGTCCGGCGGACCGATGAGCGGCTGGCCCGTGTGGCGGCGGCGATGGACCTGCGTCGCGGAACTCTGATCGTGACGACCGATCACGGCCACATCGACACCGGGGGACATGGAGGCTGGGAGCCCATCGTGAAGGAAGTCCCTCTGGTGATGGCCGGGAAGGGGATCCGCGTGGGGGTGGAAGGGCAGGGGACCCAGGCGGATATCGCGCCCACGGTTGCGGCGCTGCTGGGGATCCCCATCCCGGTCCATGCCATGGGTCGCCCCCTGATGGGGCCCTGGAGGGGCCGCCGGAGGCGCTGGATGCCATTGCTCGGGCTTCCGCGCAGCAGCGAACTCTGCTGA